A DNA window from Hydrogenophaga taeniospiralis contains the following coding sequences:
- a CDS encoding FAD-dependent oxidoreductase encodes MATYTYPTFPYRGPADLMQGAPQRKPLVVIGAGPVGLAAAIDARLQGLEVLLFDEEDSVSFGSRAVCYAKRALEILDRLGVGDPIVDKGVSWNVGRTFLREEEVYRFNLVPDAGHKRPGMINLQQYHLEEALVRRAEALGVDLRWKYKVVGVQPLDDGARVSIETPDGAFEIDTDWLIVADGARSNVRRQLGLDIEGHVFKDRFLIADVIMKADFPAERWFWFDPPFHPNQSVLLHKQSDNVWRIDFQLGWDADPEEEKKPENILPRVKAMLGDEREFSLEWASIYTFQCRRMKNFRHGRLLFVGDAAHQVSPFGARGANSGFQDTDDLLWKLALVMKGLAPEALLDTYDADRTYAADENIRNSTRSTDFITPKSAVSRLFRNAALELARTQPFARKLVNSGRLSVPAFLVHSALNTPDVDAFEGDMVPGAPLDDAPVRVAGQDGWLLDQLGNRFQLLAFADSVEQMDPALRAQAAALASGAIPVEVVLVTAHAGSAAAGLTVLHDRDGMVDQRLDARPGTCYLLRPDQHVAARWRRFDVVAVRSALARATAQDTASTAAQRPATQAVAA; translated from the coding sequence ATGGCCACCTACACCTACCCCACCTTCCCGTACCGCGGCCCGGCCGACCTCATGCAGGGCGCGCCGCAGCGCAAACCGCTGGTGGTCATCGGCGCCGGCCCGGTGGGCCTGGCCGCCGCCATCGACGCCCGCCTGCAGGGGTTGGAGGTGCTGCTGTTCGACGAAGAAGACAGCGTCTCCTTCGGCTCGCGCGCCGTCTGCTACGCCAAGCGCGCGCTCGAAATCCTCGACCGCCTCGGCGTGGGCGACCCCATCGTCGACAAAGGCGTGAGCTGGAACGTCGGCCGCACCTTCTTGCGCGAAGAAGAGGTCTACCGCTTCAACCTCGTGCCCGACGCCGGCCACAAACGCCCGGGCATGATCAACCTGCAGCAGTACCACCTGGAAGAGGCGCTGGTGCGGCGCGCCGAAGCGCTCGGCGTGGACCTGCGCTGGAAATACAAGGTGGTCGGCGTACAGCCTTTGGACGATGGTGCCCGCGTGAGCATCGAAACGCCGGATGGCGCTTTCGAGATCGACACCGACTGGCTGATCGTGGCGGACGGTGCGCGCTCCAACGTGCGGCGCCAGCTCGGCCTGGACATCGAGGGCCATGTGTTCAAGGACCGCTTCCTGATCGCCGACGTGATCATGAAGGCCGACTTCCCCGCCGAGCGCTGGTTCTGGTTCGACCCGCCGTTCCACCCCAACCAGAGCGTGCTGCTGCACAAGCAGAGCGACAACGTCTGGCGCATCGACTTCCAGCTCGGCTGGGACGCCGACCCGGAAGAAGAGAAGAAGCCGGAAAACATCCTCCCGCGTGTGAAAGCCATGCTGGGCGACGAGCGCGAGTTCAGCCTGGAGTGGGCCAGCATCTACACCTTCCAGTGCCGGCGCATGAAGAACTTCCGCCACGGCCGCCTGCTGTTTGTGGGCGATGCGGCGCACCAGGTCTCGCCGTTCGGCGCGCGCGGCGCCAACTCCGGCTTCCAGGACACCGACGACCTGCTCTGGAAACTCGCGTTGGTCATGAAAGGCCTGGCGCCCGAGGCCCTGCTCGATACCTACGACGCCGATCGCACCTATGCGGCCGACGAGAACATCCGCAACTCCACCCGCTCCACCGACTTCATCACGCCCAAGAGCGCGGTCAGCCGCCTGTTCCGCAACGCGGCGCTGGAGCTGGCGCGCACGCAACCGTTCGCCCGCAAGCTGGTGAACTCCGGCCGCCTCTCGGTGCCGGCCTTCCTGGTGCACTCGGCGCTGAACACGCCCGACGTGGACGCCTTCGAAGGCGACATGGTCCCGGGCGCGCCGCTGGACGACGCGCCGGTGCGCGTGGCCGGGCAGGACGGCTGGCTGCTCGACCAGCTGGGCAACCGCTTCCAGCTGCTCGCCTTTGCCGACAGCGTGGAGCAGATGGACCCGGCGCTGCGCGCGCAGGCCGCGGCGCTGGCGAGTGGAGCGATCCCGGTGGAGGTGGTGCTGGTCACGGCCCACGCGGGAAGCGCGGCGGCCGGCCTGACCGTGCTGCACGACCGCGACGGCATGGTCGACCAGCGGCTCGACGCCCGCCCCGGCACCTGCTACCTGCTGCGCCCCGACCAGCACGTGGCCGCGCGCTGGCGCCGCTTCGACGTGGTCGCGGTGCGCAGCGCGCTGGCCCGCGCCACCGCGCAGGACACGGCTTCAACCGCCGCCCAGCGCCCCGCCACGCAAGCGGTCGCCGCCTGA
- a CDS encoding universal stress protein — protein MLKILIPVDGSELSLMAVRYALRLTGWGLKARFVVANVQPTANLYELVVAHDPAVLQKVAEEAGHDLIAPAVQLLQAAGLQVEQDVAIGDPAHVLVDMVERNGCGAIIMSARGSSGLSAAVLGSVSQELVHLSPVPVTVVKPLAD, from the coding sequence ATGCTGAAAATCCTGATTCCCGTGGATGGATCGGAACTCTCTTTGATGGCCGTGCGCTACGCGCTGCGGCTCACGGGCTGGGGGCTCAAGGCGCGTTTCGTGGTGGCCAATGTGCAGCCCACGGCCAATCTCTACGAGCTGGTGGTGGCGCACGATCCGGCCGTGTTGCAGAAGGTGGCGGAGGAAGCGGGCCACGATCTCATCGCCCCGGCGGTGCAGTTGCTGCAGGCCGCCGGTCTGCAGGTGGAGCAGGACGTGGCGATTGGCGATCCGGCACACGTGTTGGTTGACATGGTGGAGCGCAACGGCTGCGGCGCGATCATCATGAGCGCGCGCGGCAGCAGTGGCCTGAGCGCGGCGGTGCTGGGCTCGGTGTCGCAGGAGCTGGTGCACCTCTCGCCTGTGCCGGTGACTGTGGTCAAACCGCTGGCCGACTGA
- a CDS encoding response regulator → MSKAINMPPILLVEDNPMDLDLTLRAFAKRKFSNSIQVARDGEEALAFLPRWAAGETMPAVILLDINLPKVNGLDVLKQLKSHEQFRRIPVVMLTSSREHSDLKAAYDLGVNSYIEKPVSFSKFIEVAGQIELYWCVLNERPV, encoded by the coding sequence ATGAGCAAAGCCATCAACATGCCGCCGATCCTGCTGGTCGAGGACAATCCCATGGACCTGGACCTCACGCTGCGGGCCTTCGCCAAGCGCAAGTTCTCCAACAGCATCCAGGTGGCGCGCGATGGCGAAGAGGCGCTGGCCTTCCTGCCGCGCTGGGCGGCCGGCGAGACCATGCCGGCCGTGATCCTGCTGGACATCAACCTGCCCAAGGTGAATGGCCTGGACGTGCTCAAGCAGCTCAAGTCGCACGAGCAGTTCCGCCGCATCCCGGTGGTGATGCTGACCTCGTCGCGCGAACACAGCGACCTCAAGGCCGCCTACGACCTGGGCGTGAACTCCTATATTGAAAAGCCGGTGAGCTTCAGCAAGTTCATCGAGGTGGCCGGCCAGATCGAGCTCTACTGGTGCGTGCTCAACGAGCGGCCCGTCTGA
- a CDS encoding PAS domain S-box protein, with protein MTPGRWLVQLPGRWLAPLLLASFALLAALLNLGLQWRSMDQRITGQESARLRERLGLEQTLVELQNSHDSGVLARRLVGSLGPYSGMERAWLVQGDGRVLASLSPADVGRPLPEVLGPQAGLFEAWSVPPGDSRASEIRVARPPGSLRVVGMAPIQPDRQLLSVVDLGPALAAREAELRNEVLREALLLLVLSALLAWVLHHVWFLRAQRLVHTLSEIGRGQLEARSGLQGGDELARIGQEVDLMAQRLQTDQAEIRRLNTVVNRSPAVVIEWRDAPGCPVDYVNDAVSQWGYDKADWLQAPWRFDDLIHPEDMDRVLTQAAHHHEHGPDEYQQEYRLHRADGGWAWVGDRTTLRRDAAGQVVGSSGILVDITPQKTAQVAAIEQAELLRLFYELPFIGMAISSPTSRRWLQANDRLCEILGYGRDELLSKTWAEMTPEPDLQINLGHFQEMLAGRCESYQLGKRFVRKDGHFVHTEIHVRAVRHADGSLKHLFTTIQDVSERVRAEQALQASKAELEQRVAERTEQLSEANRELEAFSYSVSHDLKAPLRGIDGYSQLLQEEYADRLDDDGRQFLGRIRRGVQQMSDLIADLLDYSRMERRAMELQPVELEQLVDEVIESHAADIDGSGCALSRALEPMTLVLDRDGMAVVLRNLIGNAVKFSRASASPRVEIGARSEAGRRILWVRDNGVGFDMKYHDRIFGIFQRLHRAEDYPGTGVGLALVAKAVQRMGGRVWAESSPGDGATFYLEFPA; from the coding sequence GTGACGCCGGGCCGCTGGCTCGTGCAACTGCCGGGCCGTTGGCTGGCGCCCTTGCTGCTGGCCTCGTTTGCTCTGCTGGCCGCGCTGCTGAACCTTGGCCTGCAGTGGCGCTCGATGGATCAACGGATCACCGGACAGGAGTCCGCCCGGCTGCGCGAGCGCCTGGGCCTGGAGCAGACCCTGGTGGAGCTGCAGAACAGCCATGACAGCGGCGTGCTGGCGCGGCGCCTGGTGGGCAGCTTGGGCCCGTACAGCGGCATGGAACGCGCCTGGCTGGTCCAGGGCGATGGCCGGGTACTGGCCTCGCTGAGCCCAGCCGATGTCGGGCGCCCGTTGCCCGAGGTGCTGGGGCCCCAGGCTGGGCTGTTCGAGGCCTGGAGCGTGCCGCCCGGCGACAGCCGCGCGAGCGAGATCCGGGTGGCCCGGCCGCCCGGGTCGTTGCGTGTGGTGGGGATGGCGCCGATCCAGCCCGACCGGCAGCTGTTGTCCGTGGTGGATCTGGGTCCCGCTCTGGCGGCGCGCGAGGCCGAGCTGCGCAACGAGGTGCTGCGCGAGGCGCTGTTGCTGCTGGTGCTGTCGGCGTTGCTGGCCTGGGTGCTGCACCACGTCTGGTTCCTGCGTGCGCAGCGGCTGGTGCACACCCTGAGCGAGATCGGCCGGGGCCAGCTGGAGGCCCGCAGCGGCTTGCAGGGGGGCGACGAGCTCGCACGCATCGGCCAGGAAGTCGACCTGATGGCGCAGCGGCTGCAGACCGATCAGGCCGAGATCCGGCGTCTGAACACGGTGGTGAACCGCTCGCCCGCGGTGGTCATCGAATGGCGCGATGCACCGGGCTGCCCAGTGGACTACGTCAACGACGCGGTGTCCCAGTGGGGCTACGACAAGGCCGACTGGCTCCAGGCGCCCTGGCGCTTCGACGACCTGATCCACCCCGAAGACATGGACCGCGTGCTGACGCAGGCCGCGCACCACCACGAGCACGGTCCGGACGAATACCAGCAGGAATACCGCCTGCACCGTGCCGATGGGGGCTGGGCCTGGGTCGGCGACCGCACCACCCTGCGGCGCGACGCGGCGGGCCAGGTCGTGGGCTCCAGCGGCATTCTGGTGGACATCACGCCCCAGAAGACGGCCCAGGTGGCCGCGATCGAACAGGCCGAACTGCTGCGGCTGTTTTACGAACTGCCCTTCATCGGCATGGCGATCTCTTCGCCCACCAGCCGGCGCTGGCTGCAGGCGAACGACCGGCTGTGTGAGATCCTGGGCTACGGGCGGGACGAACTGTTGAGCAAGACCTGGGCCGAGATGACGCCCGAGCCCGACCTGCAGATCAATCTGGGGCATTTCCAGGAAATGCTCGCGGGCCGGTGCGAGAGCTACCAGTTGGGCAAGCGCTTCGTGCGCAAGGACGGGCACTTCGTGCACACCGAGATCCATGTGCGCGCGGTGCGCCACGCCGACGGCTCGCTCAAGCACCTGTTCACCACCATCCAGGACGTGAGCGAGCGCGTGCGGGCCGAGCAGGCCCTGCAGGCGTCCAAGGCCGAACTGGAGCAGCGCGTGGCCGAGCGCACCGAGCAGCTCAGCGAGGCCAACCGCGAGCTCGAAGCCTTCTCGTATTCGGTTTCACACGACCTCAAGGCCCCGCTGCGTGGCATCGACGGCTACAGCCAGCTGCTGCAGGAGGAATACGCGGACCGGCTCGACGACGATGGCCGCCAGTTCCTCGGCCGCATCCGCCGCGGCGTGCAGCAGATGAGCGACCTGATCGCCGATCTGCTCGACTACTCGCGCATGGAGCGCCGCGCCATGGAGCTGCAGCCGGTGGAGCTGGAGCAACTGGTGGACGAGGTGATCGAAAGCCACGCCGCCGACATCGACGGCAGCGGCTGCGCGCTGAGCCGCGCGCTCGAACCCATGACGCTGGTGCTGGACCGGGACGGCATGGCGGTGGTGTTGCGCAACCTGATCGGCAATGCCGTGAAATTCAGCCGGGCCAGCGCGTCTCCCCGCGTGGAAATCGGGGCCCGCAGCGAGGCGGGCAGGCGTATCCTGTGGGTGCGCGACAACGGAGTGGGTTTTGACATGAAGTACCACGATCGCATCTTTGGCATCTTCCAGCGGCTGCACCGGGCCGAGGACTACCCCGGCACCGGCGTGGGCCTGGCGCTGGTGGCCAAGGCGGTGCAACGCATGGGCGGTCGCGTCTGGGCCGAGAGTTCCCCGGGTGACGGGGCCACGTTCTATCTGGAGTTTCCTGCATGA